Proteins co-encoded in one Brassica rapa cultivar Chiifu-401-42 chromosome A02, CAAS_Brap_v3.01, whole genome shotgun sequence genomic window:
- the LOC103850572 gene encoding cellulose synthase A catalytic subunit 3 [UDP-forming] has protein sequence MESDGETAGKPMTSVGGQICQICSDNVGKTVDGDRFVACDICGFPVCRPCYEYERKHGNQSCPQCKTTYKRHKGSPAIPGDKDEDVFADEATVELNYPQKEKISERMLGWHLTRGKSEEMGQPEYDKEVSHNHLPRLTSRQDTSGEFSAASPERLSVSSTIAGGKRLPYSSDINQSPNRRISDPVGLGNVAWKERVDGWKMKQEKNTGGPVSTQAASERGGGDIDASTDILADEALLNDEARQPLSRKVSIPSSRINPYRMVIMLRLVILCLFLHYRITNPVPNAFTLWLISVICEIWFAFSWILDQFPKWFPVNRETYLDRLALRYDREGEPSQLAAVDIFVSTVDPLKEPPLVTANTVLSILAVDYPVDKVSCYVSDDGAAMLSFEALAETSEFARKWVPFCKKYSIEPRAPEWYFAAKIDYLKDKVQTSFVKDRRAMKREYEEFKIRINALVSKALKCPEEGWVMQDGTPWPGNNTRDHPGMIQVFLGQNGGLDAEGNELPRLVYVSREKRPGFQHHKKAGAMNALVRVSAVLTNGPFILNLDCDHYINNSKALREAMCFLMDPNLGKQVCYVQFPQRFDGIDKNDRYANRNTVFFDINLRGLDGIQGPVYVGTGCVFNRTALYGYEPPIKVKHKKPSLLSKLCGGSRKKNSKSKKDSDKKKSGRHTDSTVPVFNLDDIEEGVEGAGFDDEKALLMSQMSLEKRFGQSAVFVASTLMENGGVPPTETPENLLKEAIHVISCGYEDKSDWGMEIGWIYGSVTEDILTGFKMHARGWRSIYCMPKLPAFKGSAPINLSDRLNQVLRWALGSVEILFSRHCPIWYGYSGRLKFLERFAYVNTTIYPLTSVPLLFYCTLPAVCLFTNQFIIPQISNIASIWFLSLFLSIFATGILEMRWSGVGIDEWWRNEQFWVIGGVSAHLFAVFQGLLKVLAGIDTNFTVTSKASDEDGDFAELYLFKWTTLLIPPTTLLIVNLVGVVAGFSYAINSGYQSWGPLFGKLFFAFWVIVHLYPFLKGLMGRQNRTPTIVVVWSVLLASIFSLLWVRIDPFTKRVTGPDILECGINC, from the exons ATGGAATCCGATGGAGAAACCGCG GGGAAGCCGATGACGAGCGTCGGTGGGCAGATATGCCAGATCTGCAGCGACAATGTTGGCAAGACTGTTGATGGTGACCGTTTCGTGGCCTGTGATATCTGTGGATTCCCTGTTTGCAGGCCTTGCTATGAATACGAGAGGAAGCATGGGAATCAATCTTGTCCTCAGTGCAAAACCACTTACAAGAGGCACAAGG GTAGTCCTGCTATTCCCGGTGATAAGGATGAGGATGTATTCGCTGATGAGGCCACCGTTGAGCTCAACTACCCGCAGAAGGAGAAGATTTCAGAGCGGATGCTTGGATGGCATCTTACGCGTGGGAAAAGTGAGGAGATGGGGCAGCCTGAGTATGACAAAGAGGTTTCTCACAACCATCTCCCTCGTCTCACCAGTAGACAAGAT actTCAGGAGAGTTTTCTGCTGCCTCGCCTGAACGTCTCTCTGTGTCTTCTACGATAGCTGGTGGAAAGCGTCTTCCCTATTCATCTGATATCAATCAATCac CAAATAGAAGGATTTCGGATCCTGTTGGGCTAGGGAATGTAGCTTGGAAGGAGAGAGTTGATGGGTGGAAGATGAAGCAGGAGAAGAATACTGGTGGTCCTGTGAGCACCCAGGCTGCTTCTGAAAGAGGTGGAGGAGATATTGATGCTAGCACTGATATCCTCGCAGATGAGGCTTTACT GAATGACGAAGCGAGGCAGCCTCTGTCAAGGAAAGTTTCGATTCCTTCATCACGGATCAATCCCTACAGGATGGTTATTATGTTGCGGCTTGTTATCCTGTGTCTCTTCTTGCATTACCGTATAACAAATCCAGTGCCAAATGCCTTCACTCTGTGGCTGATCTCAGTGATATGTGAGATCTGGTTTGCCTTTTCCTGGATTTTGGATCAGTTTCCCAAATGGTTTCCTGTGAACCGTGAAACCTACCTTGACAGGCTTGCTTTAAG ATATGATCGTGAAGGTGAGCCGTCACAGTTAGCTGCTGTGGACATCTTCGTGAGTACTGTTGACCCTCTGAAGGAGCCACCTCTTGTGACAGCCAACACAGTGCTCTCTATTTTGGCGGTTGACTACCCAGTTGACAAGGTGTCTTGTTATGTTTCTGATGATGGTGCTGCTATGTTATCATTTGAAGCACTTGCAGAAACATCAGAGTTTGCTCGTAAATGGGTACCATTCTGCAAGAAATATAGCATCGAGCCTCGCGCACCAGAATGGTATTTTGCTGCGAAAATAGATTACTTGAAGGATAAAGTTCAGACATCATTTGTCAAAGATCGTAGAGCCATGAAG AGGGAATATGAGGAATTTAAGATCCGAATCAATGCACTTGTTTCCAAGGCCCTAAAGTGTCCTGAAGAAGGGTGGGTTATGCAAGATGGTACACCATGGCCTGGAAATAATACAAGGGACCATCCAGGAATGATCCAG GTTTTCTTAGGGCAAAATGGTGGACTTGATGCGGAGGGCAATGAGCTTCCGCGTTTGGTGTATGTTTCTCGAGAAAAGAGACCAGGATTCCAGCACCACAAAAAGGCTGGTGCTATGAATGCACTT GTTAGAGTTTCAGCAGTACTTACCAACGGACCTTTCATCTTGAATCTTGATTGTGATCATTACATTAATAACAGCAAGGCTTTGAGAGAAGCAATGTGCTTCCTGATGGACCCAAACCTAGGGAAGCAAGTTTGTTATGTTCAGTTCCCACAAAGATTCGATGGTATTGATAAGAACGATAGATATGCTAATCGTAATACCGTGTTCTTTGAT ATTAACTTGAGAGGTTTGGATGGGATTCAAGGACCTGTATATGTGGGAACTGGGTGTGTTTTCAACAGAACAGCCTTATATGGTTATGAACCTCCAATAAAAGTAAAGCACAAGAAGCCAAGTCTCTTATCTAAGCTCTGTGGTGGATCAAGAAAGAAGAATTCCAAATCTAAGAAAGATTCGGACAAAAAGAAATCAGGCAGGCATACTGACTCAACTGTTCCTGTATTCAACCTCGATGACATAGAAGAGGGAGTTGAAG GTGCTGGTTTTGACGATGAAAAGGCGCTCTTGATGTCGCAAATGAGCCTGGAGAAGCGATTTGGACAGTCCGCTGTTTTTGTTGCTTCTACCCTAATGGAAAATGGCGGTGTTCCTCCTACAGAAACTCCTGAAAACCTTCTTAAAGAGGCTATCCATGTCATTAGCTGTGGTTACGAGGACAAATCAGATTGGGGAATGGAG ATTGGATGGATCTATGGTTCCGTGACAGAAGATATTCTGACTGGGTTCAAAATGCATGCCCGTGGATGGCGATCCATTTACTGTATGCCAAAACTTCCTGCTTTCAAAGGGTCTGCTCCTATCAATCTTTCAGATCGTCTGAACCAAGTGCTGAGGTGGGCTTTAGGTTCCGTTGAGATTCTCTTCAGTCGGCATTGTCCTATATGGTATGGTTACAGTGGGAGGCTTAAGTTTCTTGAGAGGTTTGCGTATGTGAACACAACCATCTACCCACTCACCTCCGTCCCTCTTCTCTTTTATTGTACATTGCCCGCCGTTTGTCTCTTCACCAACCAGTTCATCATTCCTCAG ATCAGTAACATTGCAAGTATATGgtttctgtctctctttctGTCTATTTTCGCCACGGGTATACTCGAAATGAGGTGGAGCGGCGTAGGCATTGACGAATGGTGGAGAAACGAGCAGTTCTGGGTCATCGGTGGTGTATCAGCTCACTTGTTCGCCGTCTTTCAAGGTCTCCTCAAAGTCCTAGCTGGTATCGACACGAACTTCACTGTCACGTCAAAGGCTTCAGACGAAGACGGAGACTTCGCGGAGCTCTACTTGTTCAAATGGACAACGCTTCTGATTCCTCCCACCACGCTGCTCATCGTAAACCTCGTGGGAGTTGTCGCGGGATTCTCGTATGCTATCAACAGTGGATACCAATCGTGGGGACCGCTATTTGGTAAGCTGTTCTTCGCCTTTTGGGTGATTGTTCACTTGTACCCTTTCCTCAAGGGTTTGATGGGGAGACAGAACAGGACTCCTACTATTGTTGTGGTCTGGTCTGTTCTCTTGGCTTCGATCTTCTCCTTGTTGTGGGTTAGGATCGATCCTTTCACTAAAAGAGTCACTGGCCCGGACATTCTGGAATGTGGAATCAACTGTTGA
- the LOC103850575 gene encoding ribosomal RNA-processing protein 14 translates to MAKKKEKVVDSGLGTIKSMVHQHSEFFDTLVELIPARFYLPDETERKWFPGLSKAQKARAKRKTTENLKKARRDRLDPEKSSLTTLDLLKQKIEKEKKKLSNEAAEDDNDDDESEEETDGRKAKSDSVTYEELRQRLHRKIDELKGGRGGSERPRSHEKRKKIVPNKRKREKTVEEEEDKAKLDVEEAAKDLTYGYVKIDDDEEHGKGTKKRRLSKSRELERALKLEAAKKDPEKGEVIAKKHSWQAATSRAAGIKVHDDPKLLKQSIHKEKKRQEKNAEKWKERVEGQQKVRVEKQQKRSGNIAERIEQNKQRKIAKREKKLMRPGFEGRKEGVINDGK, encoded by the coding sequence ATGGcaaagaaaaaggagaaagTTGTTGATTCTGGATTGGGTACTATTAAGTCAATGGTTCATCAGCATTCCGAGTTCTTCGATACATTGGTAGAGCTCATCCCCGCGAGATTCTACTTACCTGATGAGACGGAGAGGAAGTGGTTTCCAGGTCTAAGCAAGGCTCAGAAAGCCAGAGCCAAGAGGAAAACGACCGAGAATCTAAAGAAAGCGAGGAGGGATAGGTTGGATCCTGAGAAGTCTTCTTTGACTACTCTTGATTTGCTGAAGCAGAAgatagagaaggagaagaagaagttgagtAATGAGGCTGCTGaggatgataatgatgatgatgagagtgAGGAGGAAACTGATGGCAGAAAGGCTAAGAGTGATTCTGTTACTTACGAGGAGTTGAGGCAGCGTCTCCACCGCAAGATTGATGAGCTTAAAGGCGGTCGTGGAGGTTCAGAGAGACCAAGAAGCcatgagaagaggaagaagattgtGCCTAATAAGAGAAAGAGGGAGAAGActgtggaggaggaggaggataagGCTAAGCTGGATGTGGAAGAGGCTGCTAAGGATCTTACATATGGCTATGTCAAGATCGACGACGACGAGGAACACGGAAAGGGTACAAAGAAACGGAGGCTCTCCAAGTCAAGAGAGCTCGAGAGAGCTTTGAAGTTGGAAGCTGCGAAGAAGGATCCGGAGAAAGGGGAAGTGATTGCGAAGAAGCACTCGTGGCAGGCGGCTACAAGCAGAGCGGCGGGTATCAAGGTTCACGACGACCCGAAGCTGCTGAAGCAGAGTATTcacaaggagaagaagaggcagGAGAAGAACGCGGAGAAGTGGAAGGAGAGAGTCGAAGGGCAGCAGAAGGTTAGAGTTGAGAAGCAGCAGAAGAGGTCAGGGAACATTGCGGAGAGGATTGAGCAGAACAAGCAGAGGAAGATCGCTAAGAGGGAGAAGAAGCTCATGCGCCCTGGGTTTGAAGGTCGTAAAGAAGGGGTTATCAATGATGGAAAGTAG